From the Scyliorhinus canicula chromosome 4, sScyCan1.1, whole genome shotgun sequence genome, the window CCAAACCTGGAGCTCAAAATTCCGCACTGAGTGTTGCTTTGCGTGCACAGAGTGTCAAGCTGGGAGTTCCGATGAGGGAGGTGCTTCTTTCTTTCATTACCGTTTTAGCTTCCTGTAGTTGGATCTTACTTTGGTACaggggaagaagctgattggtGAGTAATGGGGTACGTTATTCTAATTCTAATAAATAGTTTTTAAACTTACGATATGGCAGATCAGGTTGACCGAGTGGAGTGTATATCCTGCAGTATGTGGGAAGTCATGTGTCCTAGACAAGAAGATCAGCAGCAAGTGTAATTGGCTGTGGAATCCTGAGCTCCAAGGTTCAGAATCTGAAAGGCATCTGGCATAGCTGCAGTGCATTCATGAGATTAAAAAAATTACATGGATAGCAGATTAAGGGGGGTGATCATACTAAAGGTTTTGAAGCTTGCAggaagagagggaatgggtgaccaccaggcagtctAAGAGAGCCAGGCAGATACTGCAGGAATCGCCTGAGACTATTGTATTTGCTAATCAGTTTTTCATTCAGGATACTTGTGAGGGTGATGGTTCCTCTGGGGAGTGCAGCCAGAGGCAGGTGCATGGGTGGTTCATCTGCACAGGAAGGGAGGAAGAAGTGTGGAAGAacaatagtgataggggattcaatggGCAGGGGATCAGACAGACATCTCTGTGGCTGTAAATGTGACTCCAGGATCTATGCtgcctctctggtgccagggtcaagatgTCAcaaagcggctgcaggacattcttctaGGGAGGGTGAACATTCAGAGCTCATGGTCCACACTGGTACCAATGACGTATCCAGGAAGAGAGATGAGGTCTTAAAagcagattttagggagttaagaaataaatttaaaagcagTAATCAtaagcaggggcagcatggtggcacagtggttagcactgctgcctcacagctccagggacccagattcaattctgccATTGGATGACTGTCTGATGGGAGTTTTCAAGTTCTCGCAGTGTATGCTTGCATTTCTCCAGGTGTtcctgcttcctcccacagtccacagtccaaacatgtgcaagttaggtagattggccatgctaaattgccccttagtgtccaaaaggttaggtggggttaatgggttacgggggtagggtagaggcatgggcttaagttgggtgctctttctgagggccagtACAGACCCTAATAGCttcctacactgtaaattctatgattctatggatctcgggattactcccagtgccacatgctagtgagaaTAGGAGGATTCAGTGATTGAACCTGTGGCTAGAGAATTGGTAGGAGAGAGGACATCAAATTTCTcaggcattggaactggttctggggcagAAGGGACCTGTACAAGATGGACAAGTTTCACTTCAGCAGGAACATTTGCTGGTACATTGGGACGGGTTTAAATCCTCTCGACAGGGGAATGGGAAACCGAGTAACTCAAATTGGAAAGAAGTAAAGCTGGTAAGAAGAAGTAGAAAAGTAGCAAGTGAAATTAGAAGGCAGGTCTAAGACTAACTTCAACCGGCTTAGAATGTGGAATAATGTCAAAAAGACTAAGTTAAAGGCACTCTCCCTGAAGGCACGAGGATTCGCAACAAGGTAGATGATTTCAAGGTGCAATTACAGATAAATGAATATGATCTCATTGCCATTGTGGAAATATGGCTACAGGAATGGGAACTGAATATTGAAGGATATTtggcatttaggaaggacaggcaaaaatGAAAAGGAGGCGGTGTTATGCTGATAAAAGATGGGACCAGTACATTGTAAGATAGGATCTCCGATTGGCAGAACAAAATGTTAAATCTGTTttggtggagctaagaaacagcaagggACTGCAAACATCGGTAGGAGTTGTTCAGAGGCCAAGTAATTGTGGTAGTGTAGGACATGGTATTAATCAGGAAACTAGAGAGAATGTAGCATGGGTAATACAATAATCATAAGTGACATCAATCTACATATAGACTGGGTAAATCTAATGCGTGCAATAATGCTGTAGAAGGTGGACGTCTGTAGTGTGTTCGGgatggttttctagagcagtatgtcgACAAACCAATTGGAGAATTCTATTTTCGATCTAGTGTTATGTAACAAGAAAGTCTTAATTAACAATCTTGTTGTGAAAGAATGTTTAGGgatgagtgaccacaatatgataacaTTTTACATTATGTTTGAAAGTGAGATAATTCAATCTGAAGCAGGGTGTTACATTTGAACAAAGCAAATTATAAAGATATGAGGGGCAAATTGGTTGaggtggattggaaaaatacATTAAAAGGTACGATGGTACACAGGCCTCGGATAGTCTTTATATAATTATTACATAATTTACAGCAATTATACAAGGCACAAAAACCCAAAAAGAGTCAGTCAACCCTGGCTAACAAAGCAAGTTAAAATTCCAAGAAAAGCCTTTAAATTCACCAGAAAAAGTAGTGAAAATGAGAATGAGAAggattttagaattcagcaaaggaggaccaaggaaCTGACCGAGAAAGAGAGAATAAAGTATAAATGTAAACTAGCAAAAAACAGCTGCAGATGAGTCAAAAGGAATTTTTTGTCTACAGCCAAAGTCAGGAGAACGGggaatagagaaatggcagagaaggtAAATAATTACTTTGTGTCTGTCCTCACTGGGGAAGATACAATTAATCTTCCAGATTTAGAGAGGcaaggggatggggagagtgaggAATTGAATGAAATTAGTAAGAAGGCTGTTGTTGTCTATTGTACTTGCAAGATGAAAGAAAGGAAATGTTGAAGCTTGTGGGTTGAACACAATATTAAACAGAGGTTTATTAGATAGTTGTTAAATGTCCAAAGACATGGTCAAGACTTATTCTAAGCCTGTGAAGTAGCTGATAATGTCACAGACGATCATGTGACTCACTATCACGTGACTCAACAAATGGATCATGCAACAGCACAACTATATCAACCTTCatatataacatccctcccccttcgGAGGTCCAACACAACAAATAATTGTAGTATTTTTACATAGTCATCTATACGTACATAAGAGCAGGCCTTCATTTATTGCACAGTGGTAATACAGTCAATAGGAAAGACGATGCTGATCTGGTGAGTGTCTATTCCGCACTGGTTTCCTGCGCACTTTAGGGATTTGATTATTCTTGACCATAGATGTATTCTCATGTTTCTCTGTGGATGACTCTACcccgtgtggtgaatgtattactgctaccattcgccattgtattgcattacattgtattgtattatgttgatgcccttgtgggctccgcctatggctccgcccccacggggaggtatatagatctgcagcctgtaggcggcactcagtacagagcagtcgcaggcaggcacaggtctagctgattaaaaccactgttcacttctactcatcggcctgtgtgaattgatggtcgcgtcGCCCTGGAAAGCATTACAGTCTCTTTTACAGAAGGAAGATTGGTAGCAGCAGGGGATTCTTCGGCAATCTCTACTTCTGCGGTTGACCAGAAGTTACAATCACATGATCTGGCTGAGAGGATGGTGCTTCCACTTATGGTTGTTCAGTCATCAATGGCATTGGCACATCAATACGTGTAGATAGCAGCTGATCTGTGTGTCATCTCCATACTAACTCATTCTTCTTTTGTACGGTATAAGAGATAGGACCAGTTTGAGCTTATGCAGTTTGCAGGGAACTCACTTCTCACTAGTGGTATAGCTGCATGTCAATACATGCTCTCTTTGTTTAAATAAGAGTCTTCTTGAATTATCTCCTGATCTGCGACTGCTGACTGTGTTTTACTATCTCAGAAGTCTCATGTGGGAAGCGAAAATCAAAGGTAGTTGTCAGCTTCCTCTTCATTAGTAATAAAATTGGGAAACTCTTGTAGTCATATGTATGGAATTGCGATAAGTCGCCAAGAAACTGTTAAAGTGGCGATATAATGAACCTTGGTCCTTCAAAGCTTTCAGTGCTTGCTTCAAAGACTGAACAAACCTTTCGGCTTGCCCATTCATGAAAGTGTGGTAGGGTGCTGATTTTATATGTTGAATAACGTTCATCTTTAAATAGTCCTCGAACCCCTGAGCCGTAAACTGTGGACCGTTGTCATTCATGATGTGTTCTGGTTTCCCAAATCTGCAGAAAATCTCATTGCGTTTTTCAATGGTTTGTTCAGCGGTCGTTGATTTAATCTGGACTACCTCAGGCCACTTGAAATGTGCAtctaatattttgttttaaacgtATCTTATTACAAACTTGCATCagagcaggttacagcaaataaacaccccgggaaacatacatTCCAACATTTAACTATACAGTCTGAACAGACTTTTCCCCtttatcaaaccccccccccccctctccccatcacacccccccccccccccccccccccccgtgacaaaCAGCTtgtcaaacatggtcacaaacacccgccaccttttctcaaactcccccgctgagccccttaactcatattttatcttctctaaccgcagaaagtcgtacaggtcacccaaccaagccgctacccccagtgGTGATGCCAACCACCACTCCAGAAAAATTTGCCACCGTGAAATGTGCATCTAATATGACCATGCACATGTGCACCTTGGATGGACCTGCaaagcctttttttaaaatttagagtacccaattattatttttttctaattaagggccaattatcctggccaatctacctaacctgcacatctttgggttgtggaggtgaaacccacacagacatggggagaatgtgcaaaggacCTGCAAAGTCAATGTGTAGACGTTGCCAAGGCATTTTAGGCCACTCCCTGGATGCAATTGGGAATTCCTTACCCATGTACATAATTGAAACAGTCCAGCTTTTTCCTCTGGGCATCGATTCTAGGCCACCAAAGATATCTCCGTTTAATTtcttcgaggggccagatggcttactcctgctcctagtttttatgtccTTATCACAAACAGGTTGTAATGGTAACTTTGGGTTGAACTGTACAACACTTACTGATTTCTTCAGTGCTTGTTTAGCTGACTTATGGGTTTTTTTGCATTCTTTGCCCCCTCTACCTCTACCAAAGTTGATTACCAAGCTTTGGTGCATTATGGTCTTCTGATATTTTAATCAATTCTTGATGTATTTTGTCACCAGGTTTCTCGGGTTGGGCCAAGCTTCTTTTTTTGAGTGTTCCTCAGATGGACCCATGGCACCAACTGGTCCTGCCATTTTTAAGTGATAGCGTAATGCTCCCACATCTTCCCTTATATCGATGGTCTATTTTTGTATcagctagtgatgcccacattttTTGTTTCTTTGCCCCCTCTACCTCTACCAAAGAcaccaatcagtaaggataaacaataacacctcctccggatgttcctcaatactggggccccgcaaggctgcttacttagcccccaactatactccctatacacacatggctgtgtggcaaaatttggctccaactccatctacaagattgctgatgacacgactgtaggggattggatctcaaacaacgatgagtcaaagTACAACAGGGAGGTGGAGAACTTAGTGGCAAGGTGTAACGTCAacaatttctctctctccatgtcagcaaaactaatgagctggtcattcaggaatgcatcaatggtgccaagatggagatggtggacagctttGAATTCCTAAgtttgcacatcaccaacaatctgtcctggtccacccacatcgatgctacgaccaagaaagcacaatagcgctaTATTTCCCCAGGGAACAAGTAACTAAAGAAATTCAGCTTGTCCTCATTGACTCTTACCGGttgttacagatgcaccatagaaagcatcctttttggctgcatcacagactggcatggcaactgctcggcccaaggccatAAGgaactacagagttgtgaacacagcccaatccattacGCGGGCccaccttccatccattgactctgtctacacctgctgcctggggaaagcgggcagcataatcaaagacccctcccacccgggttattctctcttccatcggcaggagatacaaaagcctgagaacacacacagattcaaaaacagcttcttccccgctgttatcactctcctgaatgaccctcttatggactgaactcatctctccacatatcttctctactgagtagtactacactccgtatactttacccgatgtctatgtatttacattgtgtagctATCATATGTCCTCTGTTTCTCATGTATGAATGATCTGTTTGGGCTGTACCAGAACAATACGTattactgtacctcagtacatgtgacaataaacccaaaccgCCGTGTCTTATTGTACTGCACGTTGTGAGTTCTGCAGCCTGAACGCTTCATAATGCCGGTTTAAATTCAATCTTTAAATGGACCTTTCCTTTGAATTTGTCCCTAAAACCTTACTGGTTCCAGTGCCAGGTGCAGGGTGCTATGTGTGAGGTGCAATCGCTGATCCACTGTTGATTTACCTCAACTTTTGACCATAGACAACGTTGATTTCCCTTTCGCTTTGGAATGTTATTTTCTAATTtgttcctcatcaccagtttTTTATCCTGTTATGTATtgtactcactctctctcccccctcaccctctcctcacccctcaaactctcctcccactccctcaTGCCAGGTCCCTGCTCTGGATGCCCAGGGTCTGTTCTATGGATCCTTGGGCCATGTGCACCCCCTTTCAGCCCTCAGCTCCTTGATCTCTGCTCTTTGTCTCACTAGGCCTCATTACTTAAATCCACGACCCTCACTCCCCAGCCCTCTGCTTCCCGGGCCCTATTCATCTCTTGTAGGCTTGCCTGCCCTCGGCTGCCCGGGCTCCACTCCCTAAGTCTCTGCTTGCCAGGCCCTGCTCCTTAGCTTTTCAGGTCTTGCTCCTTGCTCCCCAGCCCTGAACTCTCCGCCACTGGTGCTTGCTGTTCCTCCAAGCACAGATTGCTTCTTTTCTACATTTGCTTCTGATAGGTAGTGACCTGTTTGACtggcattttgaaaaacatggCTCTGGGGGCCACATGGAGGAGCTTTGAGGCTGCATTCAGCATTCGAGCTGCACGTTGAACAAGCAtattccagatggtagtggttgtgggtttggaaggtgctgtctaagcgctcttagtgagttcctgtagtgcatcttgcagatggtaatgCTACGATAGTGccttggtggtggagagagtcaatgtttatcgatgggatgccaatcaagcaggctgctttgtctcggatggtgtcaagcttatgAGTGTAGTTGGaactgcactaatccaggcacgTGGGGAGTAATtcaacacactcctgacttgttccttgtagatggtggactacTTTGCTGAGTCTGGAGTTGAGTTActtactgcaggattcctagcttctgacctgcccTTGTGGTCACTGTATTTATGTTGCTAGTCCAGTTttagccccaggatgttgatagtgggggattcagcgatggtaatgctttTGAATTTCAtgatatccactttggtaggaggaacagatgtgcagagtatttcttaaatcagtgttcttcaaagtcgggggcgcgaccctcgggtgggtcgcgagcgggtgtcgggagggccacggagccattgtccgcggcgctcccaatcACACAAATCCCCACGCAGCAACTGGCTTTTCATAAcggcggctgcaagcggccgcgaagaTGTTAAAAAAATTTTAGGCTGCATTGCGcatatgcgcagtgcggccgctatttctCTAAAACGGTTGCTGCTTTTTGGTTTACAAGtaatggtttttattcatttattttattgatttaatttatatttttttcatttattcattttattttttttacaagttgggggggggggggtttaattcattttttttcatttattttacttattttttttatttgataaaattttacaggaaaaaaattcaaaactttgaacagatggagactccacatactttccgacaccggaaggcttcatcttcatccaacaggttccatttgaggagcgtgtacgagggccaaagggacccaaacccatttcctccatttttatcagcagcaaacaagataagagaaaatggtgggttgctcaggtcggccggcatgggtcacgaaggtcaaccgggctgggtcccgaaggtcagccgggctgggtcccgaaggtcagccgggctgggtcccgaaggttggccggttggtaaaaatgggtccccggaaaaaaagtttgaagatcactgtcttaaatggtgagagattagaaAATATAAATGTACAATTGAATCTGTGTGTCCTCATCAATAactcactgtgggaggaaaccggagcatctggaggaaacccacacacacatagggaggatatgcaaactccactccaaggccggaattgaacctgggttactaacgttgtgaggaagcagtgctaaccaatgtgctacagtGCAGCCCACAATGTTTTCCTATAGATTCCTTAGGCATCTTTCAGGGGATAAAGAGGCAAAGATTTGAGATGAGTcaatgcagggctatgggaacaAAGCAAACAATGAGATTAAATttctacgggcagcacggtagcattgtggatagcacaatcgcttcacagctccagggtcccaggttcgattccggcttgggtcactgtctgtgcggagtctgcacatcctccctgtgtgtgcgtgagtttcctccgggtgctccggtttcctcccacagtccaaagatgtgcaggttaggtgggttggccatgataaattgcccttagtgtccaaaattgcccttagtgttgggtggggttactgggttatggggatagggtggagttgttgaccttgggtagggtgctctttccaagagccggtgcagactcgatgggctgaatggcctccttctgcactgtaaattctatgattctatgatctccggTTTTCCCAGAACAATTGAGAATTGATGAAAGACGGCACTCTTGCATATCAGGCAAAATAaagtaatatttattattgtcacaagtacgcttacataacactgcaatgaagttactgtgacccaGTAGACGTTGAAAATGAACTGAACGTTTACTGAGCTGCAAATTGGCTCACACTCGATAAAGAACATGTGATGGACACGCGACATGTACATCTCTTTCTTCAAGCATCACGATCTCTGCATAATTCCTACATACTGGTGAGAATATGTTACCATTGGTCTTTAAAGGCGCTTACGACTTGACCGTACACTGAAACCCAATACTGCTCCGAGAGTCATTTATGACATTGTTGAAATACATTCTGCTGGACAGATTTACTTCAATATCTGCAGCTTTTAATGTGGTTATCgatttttttttaatcttaaGTGTGCAAAGAAGTGAGAGCATTGCagcgtgcctctctctctcgctgacctTCGCCTGTTCTGCTTCTACCTTTACCTCAGCTGCATATTTATTCCAACACTTGCCAAGTGATGTTCTGCAcgaacattgatttttttttaaaataaaccctTTTAAATCACTTGTAATGTTCATCGAGGCGCCACGCTCACGAATCACAGTCGCTGTATGGATCAAATGACAGCGCGAAGGTGTAAAATCGCTGTGTCCCTCTCCCAAACAAAGATGCTGAAAGTATTGACAAAGCTTTGGATACAGCCATCGTCAATACACAGCACTGCCGGCTGTTTATTCCCGCTTCAGCTTACTTGGTCTCATGGTTTAAAAAGGGCAACTTTTATTTACATAGAGCTTTTGACAGCTGCGGGAGGTTCCAACGCTCCTTTGTCACCATGAAGTCCTCtgcaagtgtagtcactgttgtaatttgaAATGATTCGTGTCTTGattcattcctcctcctcctcctccgctaagAACCCGTTTGCTCTCCTCTGATCGATGAGAGTGACGAGGTTCAAGTCTCTGAGAACACGCCTATCCACGGTTCAACTCTGTTACAGCGAGCACAATGTTCATTGGTTGTCCCAATCTCCAACCCAACAGCAGCAACagactggggaagatcccagcccgccagccagcagcagcaacagcagcagcagcacactGTGATGGACCTGGTCTGTCTGCACTCTCAGCCCGGCCAGTGGAATCAGTCGGCGGAGGAGAGCATGTGGGGCGGCATCAACTCCAGCTCCGAGCAGCCCAGCAGCAACAAGTTCTCGGCTAATGAATGTGTGTCGGTGTCTGTGATCTTCCCGGTCACCATGATGGTCACCGGGATCGTGGGCAATACTCTCGCCTTGCTGCTGGTGTACAGGTCGTATCACAAGAAGGAGAATAAGAGGAAGAGGTCCTTCCTGCTCATTATTGGAGCCCTGGCTCTGACCGACTTGACCGGCAAGCTGCTCACTAGCCCGGTCGTCATTTCAGTTTATGTGTCCAACAGGCAATGGAGCAGAGTGGACCCATCCGGCAACTTGTGCGCCTTCTTCGGAGTCTGCATGACCACATTTGGCCTCTGCCCCTTGTTCTTGGCCGGTGCTATGGCAATTGAAAGGACCTTGGCTATCCACGCTCCCCAGTACTACTCCAACCATATGACCACCAGGCTCACCAAACTGGTGGTGCTTTCTATCTGGCTCTGCGTGATGATGTTCGCCTTGCTCCCCATTGCTGGCGTCGGGAGGTACACTTTGCAATGGCCGGGCACTTGGTGCTTCATCAACACTGGCAATCATATCTTGGGCAACACAATTTTTGCTTCAACCTTCACCGTGTTGGGTATCACCTCTTTGCTGGTCACAGTGAGCTGTAACGTCGCAACTATCCGAGGATTAGTGGTTCGCTGTAAGAAGAAACTGTCCTCCTCCAACAAGCAATGGGAAAGGATCACAGTGGAAACACTAATGCAGCTGATGGGGATCATGTGCGTGCTCTGTGTTTGCTGGTCCCCTCTCCTGGTAAGTAAGTGAAAGGGGAGAGCGAATTGTACCTCGAAATCCCGCGGGCAATGGTTAGAGGTTGTGAGGGAAACTTGAAAGGCGTTATATTCTAAACATACCCAATTACCGTTCATTTATAATGGCAGTAAGTTTATTTCTTGATTTGaggatttaaaaataattcagtgGAAAATATCATTTTTATATCCTGTTGATTTAAGCCGGAAAAAAACATGCGTCCAGCTGGAGGTTATTTCCTAGTAACTATAAAGAATGTTACACTTCAGGTCCCCAGAATATGCTGTGCTAAAATAAAGCATACTTTTCAGAGGTACCTGAGCTTCATGATCCCACTCGCCTCCCATCAGGACACCTATAACACAGACTCATTCATCATTGGACAGGAGACTCTATCCCAAAATAGAATGTTGACCAAACAGCTCGTTAGCTTTGTAAATGTGAggacatatatacacacattgaTAAACAGACATGATGTGTGTCATCTTCCACTTTTACTGTTAGTCACGTTATCGTTTAGGTGTATACTTATTTAGATTCAACATCTTAATCCAAGCAACTATGCCCAAAGGTCCCAGAACTAAGTCGTTATATGCATCGAGAAAGATTGAACAGACTGGAGCTATTTGCTCTTCAGAACACAGAAGACTGCGGAGTGATCTGATCGAAGGGTTAAGATTATTAAGGGTTTGAGATGGTAAAAGAGAATATGTTTCCATCTGTGGGGTACACCAAAACTAGGGGCCATGAATGTAAAATAGTCAC encodes:
- the ptger3 gene encoding prostaglandin E2 receptor EP3 subtype, producing MDLVCLHSQPGQWNQSAEESMWGGINSSSEQPSSNKFSANECVSVSVIFPVTMMVTGIVGNTLALLLVYRSYHKKENKRKRSFLLIIGALALTDLTGKLLTSPVVISVYVSNRQWSRVDPSGNLCAFFGVCMTTFGLCPLFLAGAMAIERTLAIHAPQYYSNHMTTRLTKLVVLSIWLCVMMFALLPIAGVGRYTLQWPGTWCFINTGNHILGNTIFASTFTVLGITSLLVTVSCNVATIRGLVVRCKKKLSSSNKQWERITVETLMQLMGIMCVLCVCWSPLLVLMSKMIYTESSSDHCYKPPPDKSSSQSGELQTDCNFLLTAIRLASLNQILDPWVYLLLREILLRKVCQVANAVTNCSVDGFKEIPVTVEARQHLKEQIT